One region of Oceanispirochaeta sp. genomic DNA includes:
- a CDS encoding VWA domain-containing protein, which translates to MTVLFPKVFWLFLPLLLLLLPAFINFRIGRNLLIRLGGEWRQERIFHVYFVKTIFYWLTMLLFFSFSLLARAGLSWNQEPVKDESLGLDIVFALDISRSMLAQDLHPDRLTRAGELISSVTGNLSGGKNGIVIFKGDGYTMVPLTEDKIIMSSAVSSLSPSLYTVPGSDIAKGLRKAMEAFPQGSPARKVILLITDGESLEGNPVAMARECTLNDIALFVAGAGTVQGSLLYDASGEIISDSSGQAVVSRLNQNLLQEMADTASGRYYDLSDVKTPGNIIQDLSSLNENSGAEGIRFQNQLNFRFFLIIALFFLILNLSGSQLR; encoded by the coding sequence GTGACCGTACTCTTTCCTAAGGTCTTCTGGCTCTTTCTCCCTCTGCTCCTTCTCCTGTTGCCGGCATTCATCAATTTCAGAATTGGCCGGAATCTCCTTATACGTCTGGGGGGAGAGTGGCGTCAAGAAAGAATCTTTCACGTCTATTTTGTTAAAACCATATTTTACTGGTTGACCATGCTCCTTTTTTTCTCATTTTCACTTCTGGCCAGGGCTGGTCTCTCCTGGAATCAGGAGCCGGTCAAGGATGAATCTCTTGGTCTGGATATTGTTTTTGCCCTGGATATATCCCGCAGTATGCTGGCTCAGGATCTTCATCCTGACAGACTCACCAGAGCCGGGGAGCTGATCAGTTCGGTGACGGGCAACCTCTCTGGAGGAAAAAATGGTATTGTCATTTTTAAGGGTGATGGTTACACAATGGTGCCGTTGACTGAGGATAAAATCATTATGTCTTCTGCGGTCAGCAGTTTAAGCCCTTCTCTGTATACAGTCCCCGGTTCGGACATAGCCAAAGGCCTTAGAAAGGCCATGGAAGCCTTCCCCCAGGGGTCACCGGCAAGGAAGGTCATTCTTCTCATCACTGATGGAGAGTCCCTGGAAGGCAATCCTGTTGCAATGGCTCGTGAGTGTACTCTGAATGACATAGCTCTTTTTGTGGCGGGAGCCGGAACAGTACAGGGGAGCCTGCTCTACGATGCATCGGGAGAGATCATCAGTGATTCCTCCGGCCAGGCCGTGGTGTCCCGCCTGAACCAGAACCTTCTTCAGGAAATGGCCGATACTGCTTCGGGCCGTTACTATGATCTTTCTGATGTGAAGACACCGGGAAATATCATTCAGGATCTCTCTTCCCTGAATGAGAATTCAGGAGCCGAGGGTATCCGTTTTCAGAATCAGCTGAATTTCCGGTTTTTTTTGATCATTGCTCTTTTCTTTTTGATTCTGAATCTTTCAGGCAGCCAGCTGAGG
- a CDS encoding VWA domain-containing protein, whose amino-acid sequence MLTFESPAYLFLFILIPVFVYIRHFAPSSGRSLRVSTAIWRKGMVQIRQRGLKFLLFLSALLFWTGIVFMGLALGGPALSIHEKIYLNRGADIIIVLDQSPSMSARDFPPETRLDSAINMIKLFVSARKNDAVGLVGFGDEAVLKVPPTTDYVSFLSRLDESRIMELGEGTAIGMGLAVAVLHLSESRAEQRVIVLITDGDNNAGEIQPAAAASMAARMGIRLYTIGIGGEGDVPFEYIDPVSGLLMSGNLNSRFDESLLQNLAETGGGSFFKASTPGTLESVFRSIDSLETIEERVRIQVRTVPLYRWFIMIGLALILIDLLFRKVIIREVL is encoded by the coding sequence ATGCTGACCTTTGAGTCTCCCGCATATCTGTTCCTTTTTATACTAATCCCTGTATTTGTATACATCCGTCATTTTGCTCCCTCTTCGGGAAGATCCCTCCGGGTCTCTACCGCGATCTGGAGGAAAGGGATGGTTCAGATCAGGCAGAGAGGTTTGAAATTCCTCCTGTTTTTATCAGCCCTGCTGTTTTGGACAGGGATCGTTTTTATGGGATTGGCTCTGGGAGGACCAGCTCTGAGTATTCATGAAAAGATCTATCTCAACAGGGGGGCCGATATCATCATTGTCCTGGACCAGTCTCCCAGTATGTCTGCCCGGGACTTTCCGCCGGAAACCCGTCTGGATTCGGCGATCAACATGATTAAACTCTTTGTCTCCGCCCGAAAAAATGATGCGGTGGGCCTTGTCGGCTTCGGAGATGAAGCAGTGCTCAAGGTTCCTCCTACAACAGATTATGTCAGCTTCCTCTCCCGCCTGGATGAGTCCAGAATCATGGAGCTGGGGGAAGGGACAGCTATCGGCATGGGCCTGGCCGTCGCCGTGCTTCATCTGTCTGAAAGCCGGGCAGAACAGAGGGTCATCGTTTTGATTACAGACGGAGATAACAATGCTGGAGAGATTCAGCCTGCCGCTGCGGCTTCCATGGCAGCCCGGATGGGTATCAGGCTCTATACCATCGGGATCGGTGGAGAGGGAGATGTTCCTTTTGAATATATTGATCCTGTCAGCGGCTTGCTTATGTCTGGCAATCTGAACAGCCGCTTTGACGAATCCCTTCTGCAGAACCTGGCGGAAACCGGGGGAGGCAGTTTTTTTAAGGCCTCCACTCCTGGAACACTGGAGTCGGTATTCAGATCCATTGATTCACTGGAGACCATCGAAGAACGAGTGCGGATACAGGTCAGGACAGTCCCCCTGTACCGCTGGTTCATCATGATCGGTCTGGCGTTGATTCTTATAGACCTCCTTTTCAGGAAAGTCATTATCCGGGAGGTTCTGTGA
- a CDS encoding DUF58 domain-containing protein, whose translation MEEISRKVRQLHFTSRKLVDTIFAGNYHSVFKGPGLEFDEVREYSDGDDTRFIDWNVTSRMGEPYTKTFREEREVVLQVLVDTSSSLFFSSGKVNKRDMAGHLFAIVALAAVANNDKVGSLLFSDRIEEQIQPRKGKKHVLKQITHILSVKEGRKGSNLALACKTASKTMKRRGICLILSDFRTSHYRTELTLLARKHDVIAIRLTDPLDRDFPAAGLVRLEDPESGQTLNALGSRSMRQQYRDFWEHERYLWLRTCQSAGVDTLEISTEDDPAVKLLYFFERRKKRK comes from the coding sequence ATGGAAGAGATCTCCCGAAAAGTCAGACAGCTTCATTTTACCTCAAGAAAACTGGTGGATACCATATTTGCGGGAAATTACCACTCCGTTTTTAAGGGGCCGGGGCTGGAGTTTGACGAAGTCCGGGAGTATAGCGACGGGGATGATACCCGGTTTATTGACTGGAATGTAACCTCCCGGATGGGAGAACCCTATACCAAAACATTTCGGGAAGAACGGGAAGTGGTTCTGCAGGTTCTGGTGGACACGTCGAGTTCCCTTTTTTTTAGTTCCGGTAAGGTGAATAAACGGGATATGGCAGGACATCTTTTTGCCATTGTTGCCCTGGCCGCGGTTGCCAACAATGATAAGGTGGGAAGCCTGCTTTTTTCTGACAGAATAGAAGAACAGATACAGCCCCGGAAGGGTAAAAAGCATGTCCTCAAACAGATTACCCATATCCTGTCTGTCAAGGAGGGCCGGAAGGGTTCCAATCTGGCTCTGGCTTGTAAGACTGCGTCCAAAACGATGAAACGACGGGGCATCTGTCTGATCCTCTCTGATTTCAGGACCAGTCATTACAGAACCGAATTAACCCTTTTGGCACGAAAGCATGATGTTATCGCCATACGGTTGACAGATCCCCTGGACAGGGATTTTCCGGCAGCAGGACTTGTTCGTCTGGAAGATCCTGAATCAGGACAGACCCTCAATGCCCTGGGAAGTAGGTCCATGCGTCAGCAGTACCGGGATTTCTGGGAGCATGAACGCTACCTCTGGCTCAGAACCTGTCAGTCCGCCGGAGTGGATACTCTCGAAATTTCTACTGAAGATGATCCGGCAGTGAAGCTTCTGTATTTTTTTGAACGGAGAAAAAAAAGGAAATGA
- a CDS encoding MoxR family ATPase: MNESKNLTMMKDAASLLDLARNEIGKRIIGQADMVNGLLMGIITGGHILVEGVPGLAKTQMVKAVADVLSADFKRIQFTPDLLPADLTGTMIYRPQTGEFIPRKGPVFSNIILADEINRAPAKVQAALLEAMAEAQVTIGDTTYPLAEPFFVMATQNPIEHEGTYQLPEAQLDRFIMKLKVDYPNPQEELAILNQLDRREEQTLRRVFSKYSILDLKELVSSIRVDESIRKYIVSIVNASRVKGRNQLPFTRFIEFGASPRASIALFKCARVQALFENREFVLPEDVKAVAYNVLRHRIVLSYEAESEELSSDDVIRDILSIVTVP; the protein is encoded by the coding sequence ATGAACGAAAGTAAAAATCTAACTATGATGAAAGATGCCGCTTCCCTTCTGGATCTGGCACGGAATGAAATAGGCAAGAGAATCATTGGTCAGGCAGATATGGTGAACGGCCTTCTTATGGGGATCATCACGGGAGGGCATATCCTGGTGGAAGGTGTCCCCGGGCTGGCCAAAACCCAGATGGTCAAGGCAGTAGCGGATGTTCTCAGTGCGGATTTCAAACGAATCCAGTTTACCCCGGACCTCCTGCCGGCAGACCTGACAGGAACCATGATCTACCGTCCTCAGACGGGAGAGTTTATCCCCCGGAAAGGCCCCGTTTTTTCCAATATTATCCTGGCAGACGAAATCAACCGAGCTCCTGCCAAGGTTCAGGCGGCCCTGCTGGAAGCCATGGCTGAGGCCCAGGTGACCATCGGAGATACGACTTACCCCCTGGCTGAGCCCTTTTTTGTCATGGCCACTCAGAATCCAATCGAACATGAAGGGACATATCAGCTTCCCGAAGCTCAGCTGGACAGATTTATCATGAAACTGAAGGTGGATTATCCCAACCCGCAGGAAGAGCTGGCTATTCTGAATCAGCTGGATAGGCGGGAAGAACAGACCCTGAGAAGAGTCTTTTCTAAATACTCTATTCTGGACCTGAAGGAACTGGTTTCCTCCATCAGAGTAGATGAGAGTATCCGGAAGTACATTGTCTCCATCGTCAATGCCTCACGGGTGAAGGGACGGAATCAGCTCCCCTTCACCCGGTTTATCGAGTTCGGTGCCTCCCCCAGGGCGTCTATCGCCCTTTTTAAGTGTGCCCGCGTTCAGGCACTCTTTGAAAATCGTGAATTTGTCCTCCCTGAAGATGTCAAGGCGGTGGCATACAATGTTCTGCGGCATCGAATTGTGCTGTCTTATGAAGCCGAATCGGAAGAATTGAGCAGTGACGATGTGATCAGGGATATCCTTTCCATTGTAACGGTTCCCTGA
- a CDS encoding bifunctional ornithine acetyltransferase/N-acetylglutamate synthase has product MNQFHSTGEYLDHLELLSPLPEGFKTAVHSFEFTPKERQDGPVASMKMTALVLDDPTPSFAAVFTKNAFPGAPVRIGRQLLEEPLMQGVLINNKISNVCTPSGEEDARRVLDSFQKEMSGSLQAPLFPSSTGVIGWSLPVGEMTSACPALAGALQGKSFLSAAQSIMTTDAFPKVRSVPLGSGRLSGIAKGAGMVEPNMATMLSFLITDVSLPREMMRRVLPEVVELSFNRISIDSDQSTSDSVFFFSSNRKEEVGIEELKQALLVLCKDLSQDIVRNGEGCGHVIRVKVDEAASTEQAKGFAKALVNSPLSKTAVFGNDPNVGRFVQAVGDYAGNHNISLNEEHVRISMGDEVIYNKGRFELDSVKELTLSDYLKDRSLPIPCPGYPVHNRVVEIRISLGLGNEGATVLGSDLSYEYVRENADYRT; this is encoded by the coding sequence ATGAACCAATTTCATTCAACCGGGGAATATCTGGACCATCTGGAGCTTTTAAGCCCACTGCCTGAAGGCTTTAAAACAGCGGTCCATTCCTTTGAGTTTACACCTAAAGAAAGGCAGGACGGACCAGTTGCTTCCATGAAGATGACGGCCCTTGTCCTGGATGACCCTACTCCGTCATTTGCGGCTGTTTTTACGAAAAATGCGTTTCCCGGTGCCCCTGTTCGCATCGGGCGGCAGCTTTTGGAGGAACCCCTTATGCAGGGTGTTCTCATTAATAATAAGATTTCCAATGTCTGTACTCCCTCTGGAGAGGAAGATGCCCGCCGGGTCCTGGATTCCTTCCAGAAGGAAATGTCGGGTTCTCTCCAGGCGCCCTTATTTCCCTCCTCAACCGGGGTGATAGGCTGGTCTCTGCCAGTAGGCGAAATGACTTCGGCCTGTCCTGCTCTGGCGGGAGCCTTACAGGGGAAGTCCTTCCTGAGTGCCGCCCAGTCCATCATGACGACCGATGCCTTCCCCAAGGTCCGTTCTGTTCCTTTGGGTTCCGGCCGTCTAAGCGGAATAGCCAAGGGAGCGGGGATGGTTGAACCCAATATGGCTACGATGCTCTCTTTTCTGATCACCGATGTATCCCTGCCCCGGGAAATGATGAGGCGGGTCCTCCCGGAAGTAGTCGAATTGAGTTTCAATAGAATCTCCATTGACAGCGACCAGAGTACCAGTGATTCGGTGTTCTTTTTTTCTTCCAACCGGAAAGAAGAAGTCGGGATTGAGGAATTGAAACAGGCCCTTCTGGTTCTCTGCAAAGACCTGTCCCAGGATATTGTTCGTAACGGTGAGGGCTGTGGGCATGTTATCAGAGTCAAAGTGGATGAAGCCGCGAGTACTGAGCAGGCGAAAGGTTTTGCCAAGGCTCTGGTCAACTCACCCCTGAGTAAGACCGCGGTCTTTGGGAATGATCCCAATGTGGGACGCTTTGTCCAGGCCGTTGGAGACTATGCAGGGAACCATAATATTTCTCTGAATGAAGAACATGTCAGGATTTCCATGGGAGACGAGGTTATCTATAATAAGGGCCGTTTTGAGCTGGATTCAGTCAAAGAGCTGACCCTGAGTGACTACCTGAAAGACCGCTCTCTGCCGATCCCCTGTCCTGGATATCCCGTGCATAACAGGGTTGTAGAAATCCGGATCAGCCTGGGTCTTGGAAATGAGGGTGCAACTGTTCTGGGTTCTGATCTCTCCTATGAATATGTACGGGAAAATGCAGATTACAGAACCTGA
- a CDS encoding cobyric acid synthase: MAKTLMIQGTCSDAGKSILVAAFCRIYTRRGYRVSPFKSQNMSLNSFVTPEGYEIGRAQAVQAQAAKRAPHVDMNPVLLKPEGDSRSQIVLMGKPWKSQDASDYFMTKKALWVEVSSALDRLMDDNDLVIIEGAGSPAEINLNEHEIVNMAVARFLDAPVLLTGDIDRGGVFASLYGTLVLVDEDRHRIKGFLINKFRGDVSLLTPGLKMLEDRCGGVPTLGVIPFIPDIYLAQEDSVFIDKNRQFGDRDGLPLVVIKLPHMSNYDDFDPFLNEKGLSIHFISQPSELPETTAALLLPGTKTTIQDLQWLKETGLFARIRQLAEEGTPVVGICGGYQMMGSMIQDPEAVETGGGSMEALGLLNAKTIFSKEKTTLQTRGRLILNKGFFRNIHNQSCSGYEIHMGETRNLSEGNALYRREDGSFDGSVSEDGLCWGSYMHGIFDNQTLRRAFLMSLGWHPGEEGKSEETLREQEFERIADVVEQAVDMDALDRLIGLKV; this comes from the coding sequence ATGGCAAAAACACTTATGATTCAGGGCACCTGCTCGGATGCAGGAAAAAGCATCCTGGTGGCGGCTTTCTGCAGAATCTATACACGCAGAGGATATCGGGTCAGCCCCTTCAAATCACAGAACATGTCCCTGAACTCCTTTGTCACACCCGAAGGGTATGAAATCGGCCGGGCCCAGGCGGTTCAGGCTCAGGCGGCAAAAAGAGCTCCACATGTCGATATGAATCCGGTTCTACTCAAGCCTGAAGGGGATTCCCGGTCTCAGATTGTCCTGATGGGAAAGCCCTGGAAATCCCAGGATGCCTCTGATTACTTTATGACAAAAAAAGCTCTCTGGGTGGAAGTAAGCTCTGCCCTGGACCGTCTGATGGACGACAATGATCTGGTCATCATCGAAGGAGCCGGAAGTCCTGCCGAAATAAACCTGAATGAACATGAAATTGTGAATATGGCTGTGGCCCGCTTTCTGGATGCCCCGGTTCTCCTCACGGGCGACATTGACCGCGGAGGGGTCTTTGCATCTCTCTACGGCACCCTCGTTCTGGTGGATGAAGACCGGCACAGAATCAAGGGCTTCCTGATCAACAAATTCAGAGGGGATGTTTCACTTCTGACCCCGGGGCTGAAGATGCTGGAAGACCGCTGCGGTGGCGTTCCCACTCTGGGGGTCATCCCCTTTATACCCGACATATATCTGGCTCAGGAAGATTCGGTGTTCATTGATAAAAACCGCCAGTTCGGAGACCGGGACGGACTTCCCCTGGTCGTGATCAAGCTGCCCCACATGTCCAATTATGATGATTTTGACCCGTTTTTGAATGAGAAAGGCCTCTCAATCCATTTTATCAGCCAACCGTCAGAACTTCCGGAGACAACTGCAGCCCTGCTCCTGCCGGGCACAAAGACAACCATTCAGGATCTTCAGTGGCTGAAGGAGACAGGACTCTTTGCAAGAATCCGCCAGCTGGCCGAGGAGGGGACTCCTGTGGTGGGGATCTGCGGAGGCTACCAGATGATGGGTTCAATGATCCAGGACCCCGAAGCAGTTGAGACCGGAGGCGGGAGCATGGAGGCCCTGGGTCTTCTGAATGCAAAGACGATCTTTTCAAAAGAGAAAACCACCCTCCAGACCCGGGGACGTCTCATTTTAAATAAAGGTTTCTTCAGGAATATTCACAACCAGAGCTGTTCGGGCTATGAAATCCATATGGGAGAGACCCGGAATCTGAGCGAAGGAAATGCCTTATACAGGCGTGAAGATGGAAGTTTCGATGGCAGCGTATCTGAGGACGGCCTCTGCTGGGGTTCTTACATGCATGGGATCTTCGACAATCAGACCCTCCGCAGAGCCTTTCTCATGTCACTGGGATGGCATCCCGGAGAAGAGGGCAAAAGCGAAGAGACCCTCAGGGAACAGGAGTTTGAACGCATCGCCGATGTGGTGGAACAAGCCGTAGACATGGATGCCCTGGACCGGCTGATCGGCTTGAAAGTGTGA
- the rmuC gene encoding DNA recombination protein RmuC, which translates to METIIIGGLTLLSGILFFLLLLKKRSPGDNGMLQMGKRLEQLDRLARQVEEMNTIFHSPRLRGGLGETLLEELIRNRLPRESYSFQHSFSGGQRADAVIRMGSYKVAVDAKFPLEQLSGFWESSDPELPKSVRKVFLSHAASIASKYILPREGTMPFALMYIPSENVYYRVFIAGSASLQEELLSLGVLPVGPSSLFVYLQTVAYGFRGFSFSSRSREMMHLISQIRKDYDVFSRQYLIAGTHLKNFHKAWEDSGARLSELDRNIRRLDESDPDES; encoded by the coding sequence ATGGAGACGATTATAATCGGGGGGCTCACCCTCCTCTCAGGGATTCTTTTTTTTCTGCTTCTTTTAAAAAAGAGATCCCCCGGGGACAACGGAATGCTCCAGATGGGGAAAAGACTGGAACAACTCGATCGGCTGGCCCGGCAGGTGGAAGAGATGAACACAATCTTCCACTCTCCCCGCCTGAGAGGCGGACTGGGAGAAACACTCCTGGAAGAGCTGATCCGAAACAGGCTCCCCAGGGAGAGCTATTCTTTCCAGCATAGCTTTTCCGGAGGTCAGCGGGCCGATGCGGTGATCCGCATGGGCAGCTATAAGGTGGCGGTGGATGCCAAATTCCCTCTGGAACAGTTGAGCGGATTCTGGGAATCCTCCGATCCGGAACTGCCGAAGTCGGTGAGAAAAGTGTTTCTGAGCCACGCCGCCTCTATCGCGTCAAAGTACATTCTACCCCGGGAAGGGACCATGCCTTTTGCCTTGATGTACATACCCTCTGAAAATGTCTATTACAGAGTTTTCATTGCCGGATCGGCATCCCTGCAGGAAGAGCTGCTGAGCCTGGGAGTTCTCCCCGTAGGCCCCTCCTCTCTTTTTGTCTATCTGCAGACTGTAGCCTACGGCTTCAGGGGATTCAGTTTCTCCTCCCGCAGCCGGGAGATGATGCACCTGATCTCCCAGATCCGCAAAGACTACGATGTCTTCAGCAGACAGTACCTGATCGCAGGAACCCATCTGAAGAACTTTCACAAGGCCTGGGAAGACAGCGGAGCCAGACTCTCCGAACTGGATAGAAATATCCGCCGCCTGGATGAGTCTGACCCTGACGAATCTTAA
- a CDS encoding aminopeptidase: MINYEKYAQIVLQKGLNLKKGQNLLINCNVGNYDMARSLAREAYAMGAGFVEISVQDNYITKARLEAQDGDALTYIPNYQIGRAHQMLSEDWARIRIDSTEEQDILSDVDSGKLSHQTKASRKALKFVSSSMMNGEHPWCVICSPGPEWAIKVLGDKARTEELWEVLKPLLRLDREDPSEAWEEHGRDLWTRCKILNEKKLDHLHFEAEGTDLTIGLNSIGRWHGGPGALPDGRMIFNNLPTEEVFTTPDFKRCDGTVRTTKSLKVLESPVEGAWFRFEKGRVVDFGADKGKDVLEQFLNMDEGARSLGEVALVDESSPIAVSGLIFGSILYDENASCHIALGAGYPFCLEMPPGTSGEGALKGFGCNNSLVHTDFMIGSPRLNVTGYDKDGKAFPLIKKGSFTLS, from the coding sequence ATGATAAATTATGAAAAATATGCCCAGATCGTCCTTCAAAAGGGATTGAATCTGAAAAAAGGACAGAATCTTCTAATAAACTGCAATGTTGGAAACTATGACATGGCCCGGTCTCTGGCCAGAGAAGCCTATGCAATGGGAGCGGGGTTTGTGGAAATATCGGTGCAGGATAATTACATCACCAAGGCCCGTCTGGAGGCACAGGACGGGGATGCCCTCACATACATTCCCAATTATCAGATTGGAAGGGCCCATCAGATGTTGTCGGAAGACTGGGCGCGTATTCGGATTGACAGTACTGAGGAGCAGGATATTCTTTCTGATGTGGATTCAGGAAAACTGAGTCATCAAACCAAAGCAAGCCGAAAGGCCCTGAAATTTGTGAGCAGCTCTATGATGAACGGGGAGCATCCCTGGTGCGTTATCTGTTCTCCCGGGCCGGAATGGGCTATAAAAGTACTGGGCGACAAAGCCAGGACCGAGGAGCTCTGGGAGGTCCTCAAACCACTCCTCAGGCTGGACCGTGAAGATCCTTCCGAGGCCTGGGAAGAGCATGGCCGGGATCTCTGGACTCGCTGTAAGATCCTGAATGAAAAGAAGCTGGACCACCTTCATTTTGAGGCTGAAGGGACAGACTTGACCATCGGATTGAATTCCATCGGCCGCTGGCACGGTGGTCCCGGTGCGTTGCCCGACGGAAGGATGATCTTTAATAATCTTCCCACGGAAGAGGTGTTTACCACTCCGGATTTCAAGCGCTGTGACGGTACGGTACGGACAACCAAGTCTCTCAAGGTTCTGGAATCTCCCGTAGAGGGAGCCTGGTTCCGCTTTGAAAAGGGAAGGGTCGTCGATTTCGGTGCTGATAAAGGCAAGGATGTACTGGAGCAGTTTCTGAACATGGATGAGGGCGCCCGCTCCCTGGGAGAGGTCGCTCTTGTGGATGAGTCATCCCCCATTGCCGTCAGCGGACTGATCTTCGGTTCCATACTCTATGATGAGAATGCTTCCTGTCATATCGCCCTGGGTGCAGGGTATCCTTTCTGCCTTGAAATGCCACCGGGGACATCGGGAGAAGGGGCTCTCAAGGGTTTCGGCTGCAACAACTCCCTGGTTCATACGGACTTTATGATCGGTTCTCCCAGGTTGAATGTCACAGGATATGACAAGGATGGAAAAGCCTTCCCCCTCATTAAAAAAGGTTCTTTTACCCTGTCTTAA
- a CDS encoding endonuclease/exonuclease/phosphatase family protein, whose amino-acid sequence MKGNILLILTVSLIFSCLMPEEPEIASLSIMTWNVQNLFDDQSSGQEYEEYDPHESDWDEAKMRIKLENLKEILLSVDSELPDIILMQEVESRQILDLLNKEYLDGYYSFIDAWDDRESAICCGILSRYTPQEVHLHFPGSYGKRPLRPVVEIHFILGKERLILFNNHWKSRAGGQAGTEEARIRAASVLSGRIRELQNQGDVNLVVAGDLNGSWEDFRPGGVQTAQIPVEEMQNVSWQNSLYISLNPEDTFLTTDKTVLFSPWKGMESEGSYFFQNRWMKLDHFFLDRGLVDQSGLEYLSSRCMAVPLMCDDQGHPAGWESWRSDGYSDHFPLILFLGNPDTR is encoded by the coding sequence ATGAAAGGGAATATTCTGCTTATTCTGACGGTCTCTCTGATTTTCTCCTGCCTCATGCCGGAAGAACCTGAGATTGCTTCACTATCCATCATGACCTGGAATGTTCAGAATCTCTTTGATGATCAATCTTCAGGACAGGAGTATGAAGAGTACGACCCCCATGAGTCTGACTGGGATGAGGCTAAGATGAGGATCAAGCTGGAGAATCTAAAGGAAATTCTTCTTTCTGTGGATTCTGAACTTCCGGATATTATCCTCATGCAGGAAGTGGAGAGCCGGCAAATCCTGGATCTTCTAAACAAGGAGTATCTTGATGGCTATTACAGTTTTATCGATGCCTGGGATGACCGGGAATCTGCCATCTGCTGCGGTATCCTTTCTCGATATACCCCTCAGGAAGTGCACCTTCATTTTCCGGGTTCCTATGGCAAGCGACCGTTGCGCCCCGTAGTGGAGATTCATTTCATCCTGGGAAAAGAAAGGCTGATTTTATTTAATAATCACTGGAAATCCCGGGCTGGGGGGCAGGCTGGTACAGAAGAGGCCCGAATCAGAGCGGCCTCGGTTCTTTCCGGAAGGATCAGGGAATTGCAAAACCAGGGAGATGTTAACCTTGTTGTGGCAGGTGATCTGAACGGTTCCTGGGAGGACTTCAGACCCGGGGGTGTGCAGACGGCACAAATTCCAGTGGAAGAGATGCAGAACGTCTCCTGGCAGAACAGTCTTTATATCAGCCTGAATCCTGAAGATACCTTTCTGACAACGGATAAAACGGTTCTCTTTTCTCCCTGGAAGGGGATGGAGAGTGAGGGGAGCTATTTCTTTCAAAACCGCTGGATGAAACTCGATCATTTTTTTCTGGACCGGGGTCTGGTGGATCAATCAGGTTTGGAGTATCTGAGCAGCCGCTGCATGGCAGTCCCCTTGATGTGCGATGATCAGGGTCATCCCGCGGGCTGGGAAAGCTGGCGGAGTGACGGCTATTCTGATCACTTTCCATTGATTCTCTTTCTGGGAAACCCGGATACCAGGTAA
- a CDS encoding ATP-dependent Clp protease proteolytic subunit produces MIRRLEEEGKGQKSEGEQEALSQKMLKTRTILLSGEINKELAEKVIRQLLLLEADSDDSIKVFIDSPGGDADAGFAIYDMIRFIKPDVYTIGMGLVASAGSLILLAAPVDKRIGLPNSHYLIHQPLSGIRGVATEIEIHANELEKLRVKINKLIAAETGMDEKKIGEDTDRDCWMSAEDGLEYKLVSKIICKRAELDQLDKS; encoded by the coding sequence ATGATCAGACGTCTGGAGGAAGAGGGTAAGGGCCAGAAATCCGAAGGTGAACAGGAAGCCCTTTCCCAGAAAATGCTCAAAACCAGAACCATCCTGCTCTCTGGGGAGATAAATAAGGAACTGGCAGAAAAGGTGATCAGACAGCTCTTGCTGCTGGAAGCGGACAGTGATGATTCCATCAAGGTATTTATTGACTCCCCCGGGGGAGACGCGGATGCCGGATTTGCCATCTATGATATGATTCGTTTTATCAAACCTGATGTCTATACCATCGGGATGGGTCTAGTCGCCAGTGCGGGGTCTCTTATCCTCCTGGCCGCTCCTGTTGATAAAAGAATTGGCCTGCCTAATTCTCATTATCTGATTCATCAGCCCTTAAGCGGTATCAGGGGTGTGGCTACAGAAATTGAAATCCATGCCAATGAACTGGAAAAACTCAGGGTCAAAATCAATAAACTCATTGCAGCCGAGACCGGCATGGATGAGAAGAAGATAGGTGAAGATACCGACCGAGACTGCTGGATGAGTGCCGAAGACGGTCTGGAATATAAACTGGTATCTAAGATCATCTGCAAAAGAGCCGAACTGGACCAACTCGATAAATCCTAA